AAAAGTGGGTAACCTGTACTTCTTATAATCAAAATCCACAAGTTTTCCCGGGATCGTTCGGGCCTGCTGTTTCATGGCTTGCTGTTTTATTGAAACGTTGTTGTTTAACTTTTTTCTTACGATAAACAAACGTACCTGTAAAATAGCCAATCAATGTTTCCTTAAGGTTAGCAGGTTATTGTTTGTTTGTTAAGTATTTGGTGGGCTGTGTTTGGCGAAAATAACAGGTTATATATTTCTGATAGGGTAGGTCATGTTGTATTACCATAACATGTTGAGCAGGAAAATAAAGGTGATAGATGTTTTGACCAATAAAAATAAAATTTTCTTCCGTTAATCTTTTTGGCATAGATATAGTCAAATCAATCTATACAGTACTGGCAATGAAAGTTGAAAAGAAAACTTTAAACACATCAGATAAAACCGAGAATGAGGTGGATGAAAGCGTCTTCCCTAAAGGAATGATATTTTTTATCCTTGGGCTAAGTGTGCTATTCATAATTTTGATCTTGTTTAAAGTTTAACAAGCTAAAATGTTTCTTGAGTATTTAGATGCCCGCTTTATTCTGGCTACGGTGTTTAAAGCGTGGCCGGCTCATCCTGGAGATAAAAGATCAGTTCCCCACCCTGAACCAGCAATTGATGTGTGATTTGGTTTTGGGTAAAAGGTTTTCCATTTAAAATGATTTTTGCGTTATAAATAGATTTTTTATTCTTTTTAATGGCTGTTATGGTTAATTTTTTACCGTTGTTGAAAGATATTACAGCCTGTTTAAATAAAGGACTGGTTAGCTGATAGTTTCCTGAAACAGGATCTACCGGGTAAAAACCAAGAGCTGCAAATACATACCAGGCCGACATCTGTCCGGCATCGTCGTTACCGCTTAATCCGCCTGCACCTTCACCATACTCTTCTGCCATAATGCGTGAGACCTGCAGCTGTGTTTTCCATGGAGAGGAGGTATAATTGTACAAAAATGGAATTTGGTGGCCAGGTTCATTTCCATGCCAGTATTCTTTTTTATGAAAGAGCGAATCGAGCTCGTTTTCGAGGTTTTTACGTCCACCCATCAACCTGATCAGTCCGGGCATATCATGCGGAACATAAAAAGTATACTGTCTTGGGGTTCCTTCTGTAATATAGGGTTCGCGATGATCGGGATGAAAAGGTTTATACCAGCTGCCGTTGGCAAAGCGCCCTCTAACCATTCCAACATTTGGATCAAAGATATGCTGGTAATTGAGTGATCGTTTAAGAAGTTGTTGGTAATCGGCTTCTTTACCCAGATCTTTCGCGATACTTGCTAGTGCATAATCATCGTATGCATATTCCAAAGTCCTGCTTACCTGTTCCTTTTTATGAAAAGCGTTAGGGATACTGTCTTCTAACGGAATATAGCCGTATTTTAAGTAACTGTTAATGCCACGTCGACCTTTTCCATTCAGATAATCGACAGAATCGGGCATTTGAAACGCATTTTGCCTCATCAATCGGTAAGCTTCATTAATATCATAATTACGGATACCTTTATTATATGCCGAAGCAATGAAAGCAGTAGCGTGATCACCGATCATGGCGGCAGTATAACTGTTCCAGCAGGGGAAAATGGGTAGCCAACCACCTTGTTGCCCTTTTAGTACCAATGAATTTGCGAAATCGTTGGCCAGGTTCGGTTTTAAAAGTTCTATAAGTGGTAATTGGGCACGGTAAATGTCCCACATTGAAAAATCATCATAATAGTTTCCCTTTTTTAAGACTTTTTTTATGTAGTTACCTGCAAATTGTGGGTATCCACCGTCTACATCATTAAATAAACGTGGGTGTTGCTGCGCATGGTAAAGTGCGGTGTAAAAAATCCGCTTATTTTTTTCATCAGGATCGCTAACCTTTATCTGGCCAAGCGATTGCTCCCAAACCTGGCTGGTTTTAGCCACAACTGTTTCGAAATCGGCTGTATTGATCTCGGTTTCGAGGTTAAGTTTTGCTGCAGTTATGCTGGTAAAAGAAGTGCCAGCGTAAATATTAATGGTTTCTCCTTTTTGTAGTTTAAAGCCCAGATAGGCACCTAAATCTTTTTGGTTTTTAATAGATTGATGTGCTGAAACACTGGCTCCGGTAAACACACCACTTGTTGTAAAGCCTTTGTTTATGCGAATAAAAAAATAGCCGCTAAAGCCCGCCGGCTGTCCCCAGCCCTGGTAAATACGATGAACAGGGTTATAACCCGAAATTTCGCCTTTCTGGCGGTCAATTTTGATATATCCTTTACGTTGATCACTATTTGGAGTAATTAACAGATAAACACTGTCTGCCTTTAGTGCTGTAATTTTAATTAGGCCACAACGCAAAGTTGCGGTAGCCTCAGTGAGCAGGTTATAACCTGGTAAATTGGTTTTGTAATACGCAGGTGTAGCTACTTCATCCGTATGTGCATAATCAACAGCGTAATCTGTTGGACTGGTTTTCAGTTTTCCAGCAATGGGCATAATGGTAAAGCTACCATAATCTTGCGTACACGAGCCGCTGATCCAATGACTGGCCCTGATGCCATAAAATTTCTTATTGTTGTAATAATAGGGGGCAAGGCATTTTTTTTCCGAAAGCTGGGTTTGTGGCGTCCACTGGGTCATGCTAAAAGGTGGCGCAACGGCTGGTATGGTGTTGGCCAGCCTTTCTGTTTTGTCTTCTACATGTTGGCTGGCCAGTGTAGTACTGATCGAGGTACCCGAAAATGGCTGTACATATTTGATAATAGATTGCTGCGCAAAAGCCATGCTACCGGTAAGTATGAAAAGCAATAAACTGGATAGGAAAAATGTGAGCCAGCGAATAGTATTCTGACCTCGCATTGTAAATTGGATAACATTTTTCATCGGTAAAACTATCATATAAAGCTTTTAATAACCTTTTTGCCATAGAGAAATTACTGGTGTATTATCCCCATGGTTTTGCGGTATTTCTGATACATTTCCAATGCTAAATTTACCGGATTCCCAATAGCCTTGGTTGGATAGTCTTTTCGCTGGTTTACCCATTTCCATTCCCAGTTGCTTACGTCTTCATTAAACTGGCTGCTATTAAAATCGCTATGCTGTTTTAAAGATTGTTCGGCGCGGGTAAAGAAAAGTTGCCACCTTGGTTTATAAAAATCAGTAAGCAAGCCACTCCACTGCCTGCAGGCATACTCGTTCAATGGGCTTTTGGCGTCACCCCAAAGGGTAATCAGGTCTTTTGCATTCATTTCGTAAAGTGCTTTTTCAGCTGGGGTTTCTCCCCATCGCCTGGCATCACTTACCCATGGCCCAAGCATAAAATCTTTTCTGCTGGACAAAAGCCTGTCCATATCATCAATCAACTGTATAAATTTGCTGCTTTCTTTTTTAAATGTAACCAGATCTTTTTTGCGATAAGCCGCAACAATGTTTTTTTGTATAGGCAGGGCGTAATTGGCCATTACCTGCCGGGTAATATCAACCAGATCGTATTGAAAGCCATCACTGGTTTTGCAAAGTGCTGCAGCTTTTACAAATTCATCCCAGCCGAAGAGCAAATCCTTTTCCCGGTAATTTAAGGTGGTTTTTGCCCAGCGGGTTAACGAATCGAAGGTAGGGCGTGCCTGAATAATCGATTCGGCACCATCTCTGATATATTTATCAGCCGGTACGTTGTAAACGGTTTTTCGTAATATTTCCCAGCCTTTTAAAGCATTTACATTACTTTTTCCGTAGCGGTTGCGTACGAATTTAGGTAACCAGGTTTTCAGATCTATAGGTTTAGCTTGCCAGACATTGTCCATCATCAGCTCATAAAGTACCGGATTTTGTTCTATACCTTCCATGCTGAGACCTATGCCTTTCATTTTGCCACTTTGTGGATTATTAAGGGCTTCGGCTGGCGCAGTTGCCACCACATCCATCCGGCCAAACAGGTTGGTGTTGCCACCAAAGTTGTGTAGCATATTCCAAATCCAGGGCTTGCCGTAAAAACCTTGTGTGCGTTTCCAAACCGGTTCAATTTCAGTTGCCAGGTCCAGTAAAATCATCTTATCGTTTGGCACCGCCTTTAATAAGGCCTCTGTTTGTGGCTCTTTCCAAAATTTTCGATCGCTGTAAAACAGCCATCCCTGCATCACCCATACGGCCTTCGGATCAGCCTGTGCCATGCCATCGTAAACCCTTGCACTCAGTTTGCCTAAAAAATCGGGATCGGCAGAGGGTGGCTCATTCTCGTTAAAGGTATCGGCCGAGTAAAGGTGATCGGTGCCTAATAATTCGGTTTGTTTCTGCAGAAATTTCTTCCCGATCTGTGCAAACATCGGATCTTCAGAATCAAGGATATAGGTGTCGGCAAAACCATTGGTCCAGTTGGTTGCTTTTAATTTAGCATTCGGGAATTTATTTTTGAACGCTGCTGGCA
The nucleotide sequence above comes from Pedobacter riviphilus. Encoded proteins:
- a CDS encoding alpha-N-acetylglucosaminidase — its product is MKIKILFVALLVLSFNNLWSQAYLSASDQLIARILPKQHQAFVTKSIAEVNGKDVFEIESKHNKIILSGSSGVALASAFYYYLTEYAHCQITWNGTNLNLPATLPPIKTKIRKETPYDYRYYLNYCTFNYSMSWWDWSRWEKEIDWMALHGINMPLAITGEEYTWYLLYKEMGFSDEELKGFFTGPAYFSWFWMGNIDGWGGPLPVSWMKSHFELQKKILARQRSLGMKPVLPAFTGHVPAAFKNKFPNAKLKATNWTNGFADTYILDSEDPMFAQIGKKFLQKQTELLGTDHLYSADTFNENEPPSADPDFLGKLSARVYDGMAQADPKAVWVMQGWLFYSDRKFWKEPQTEALLKAVPNDKMILLDLATEIEPVWKRTQGFYGKPWIWNMLHNFGGNTNLFGRMDVVATAPAEALNNPQSGKMKGIGLSMEGIEQNPVLYELMMDNVWQAKPIDLKTWLPKFVRNRYGKSNVNALKGWEILRKTVYNVPADKYIRDGAESIIQARPTFDSLTRWAKTTLNYREKDLLFGWDEFVKAAALCKTSDGFQYDLVDITRQVMANYALPIQKNIVAAYRKKDLVTFKKESSKFIQLIDDMDRLLSSRKDFMLGPWVSDARRWGETPAEKALYEMNAKDLITLWGDAKSPLNEYACRQWSGLLTDFYKPRWQLFFTRAEQSLKQHSDFNSSQFNEDVSNWEWKWVNQRKDYPTKAIGNPVNLALEMYQKYRKTMGIIHQ
- a CDS encoding GH92 family glycosyl hydrolase, yielding MKNVIQFTMRGQNTIRWLTFFLSSLLLFILTGSMAFAQQSIIKYVQPFSGTSISTTLASQHVEDKTERLANTIPAVAPPFSMTQWTPQTQLSEKKCLAPYYYNNKKFYGIRASHWISGSCTQDYGSFTIMPIAGKLKTSPTDYAVDYAHTDEVATPAYYKTNLPGYNLLTEATATLRCGLIKITALKADSVYLLITPNSDQRKGYIKIDRQKGEISGYNPVHRIYQGWGQPAGFSGYFFIRINKGFTTSGVFTGASVSAHQSIKNQKDLGAYLGFKLQKGETINIYAGTSFTSITAAKLNLETEINTADFETVVAKTSQVWEQSLGQIKVSDPDEKNKRIFYTALYHAQQHPRLFNDVDGGYPQFAGNYIKKVLKKGNYYDDFSMWDIYRAQLPLIELLKPNLANDFANSLVLKGQQGGWLPIFPCWNSYTAAMIGDHATAFIASAYNKGIRNYDINEAYRLMRQNAFQMPDSVDYLNGKGRRGINSYLKYGYIPLEDSIPNAFHKKEQVSRTLEYAYDDYALASIAKDLGKEADYQQLLKRSLNYQHIFDPNVGMVRGRFANGSWYKPFHPDHREPYITEGTPRQYTFYVPHDMPGLIRLMGGRKNLENELDSLFHKKEYWHGNEPGHQIPFLYNYTSSPWKTQLQVSRIMAEEYGEGAGGLSGNDDAGQMSAWYVFAALGFYPVDPVSGNYQLTSPLFKQAVISFNNGKKLTITAIKKNKKSIYNAKIILNGKPFTQNQITHQLLVQGGELIFYLQDEPATL